A genome region from Arachis duranensis cultivar V14167 chromosome 6, aradu.V14167.gnm2.J7QH, whole genome shotgun sequence includes the following:
- the LOC107494270 gene encoding uncharacterized protein LOC107494270, producing the protein MNQPTNVDQQHPVIHGERPSMIGMDDFEVRQRFETKEEAVLTIKSYNIHRGVEYKVFESDQLKYHGKCVQFGNGCKWLIRVTMRQRKGYWEVRKYNGPHTCLATEISTDHKQLDYHVICASILSLVMADASISVKVLQNVVSSKFGFKPSYRKVWMVRKGNTEDASTIFFHRLFWMFPPCIEAFKYCKPLISIDGTHLYEKYEGTLLMAIAQDGNSNILPVAFGLVEGENTDSWKFFLSHLRQHVTSQPGILVISDRHNAIKAALLVEDGG; encoded by the exons ATGAACCAGCCCACAAATGTTGATCAGCAACACCCTGTGATTCACGGAGAAAGGCCTAGCATGATTGGCATGGACGATTTTGAGGTCAGGCAACGGTTTGAAACAAAAGAGGAAGCTGTACTGACAATAAAGAGTTATAATATTCATCGTGGTGTAGAGTATAAAGTGTTTGAGTCCGACCAATTGAAGTATCATGGCAAGTGTGTCCAGTTCGGGAATGGTTGTAAGTGGCTGATACGTGTCACTATGAGGCAGAGAAAAGGCTATTGGGAAGTCAGAAAGTACAATGGACCACACACGTGTCTAGCAACTGAGATATCGACGGATCATAAGCAACTCGATTACCATGTCATATGTGCTTCGATTCTATCGTTGGTGATGGCTGATGCATCGATCTCGGTTAAGGTTTTACAGAACGTGGTGTCTTCGAAGTTTGGGTTCAAGCCCAGCTATAGGAAGGTTTGGATGG TGAGGAAAGGTAATACCGAAGATGCGTCAACGATTTTCTTTCATCGACTATTTTGGATGTTTCCTCCGTGCATTGAGGCATTTAAGTATTGCAAGCCACTAATATCCATCGATGGTACTCATTTATATGAGAAGTATGAAGGTACTCTTCTAATGGCAATTGCCCAAGATGGAAACTCGAACATTCTCCCAGTGGCTTTTGGGTTGGTCGAAGGCGAAAACACGGATTCATGGAAGTTTTTCCTCAGTCACCTCCGCCAGCATGTCACCTCTCAACCCGGCATTTTAGTCATATCTGATCGGCACAATGCCATCAAGGCTGCCCTGCTTGTGGAAGACGGTGGATAG
- the LOC107494271 gene encoding F-box protein At5g07610-like, with protein sequence MKHSPGDAVAGNKDLMTDIFLRLPAKDVIRCKCVCKEWLALISNPQFGYSHTLRFCRNNRYPRVLLLRKISDDTGNMKVCVVPFRSNDQNTLVENNICEPVSSILQSCNGLLLCDANTPPQSTNPRTKNFEQRCSYRVINPAINCCFNLTYNSIKPYPHFLMPFLYYEPQESPYYKVILFSEFSWTSQRGAVEISVYSSETDSWTEYGVFYQGVPVKFGVYCNGFVHWFSPHKILIYFDIKKLCFNELRWTSYEFCILNVQYFGQSGGNLHLVVANPKRELEYHIWELEKDYCGWILKYHMDLNRICEGVNLKVQYHADQVSMCVVCQENEEEDSAILFLSDSNDDEKIKIVSYNLNNHGSRILHELNEEYSFKALQYFETLSRTTRFDHV encoded by the coding sequence ATGAAGCATAGCCCAGGCGATGCTGTTGCCGGGAACAAAGATCTTATGACGGACATATTTCTCCGGCTTCCGGCAAAAGACGTGATCCGATGTAAGTGTGTGTGCAAAGAATGGTTAGCTCTCATTTCCAACCCTCAATTCGGTTACTCACACACTCTTCGTTTTTGCCGCAATAACCGTTATCCACGAGTTCTATTGCTTCGAAAAATCAGTGATGACACGGGCAACATGAAAGTTTGTGTAGTACCTTTCAGGTCCAATGACCAAAATACCCTCGTCGAAAATAATATATGTGAACCCGTTTCTTCCATCCTCCAATCTTGCAACGGTCTTCTACTTTGCGACGCTAATACACCGCCGCAATCAACAAACCCTAGAACAAAGAATTTCGAACAACGTTGCAGCTACCGTGTAATTAACCCTGCCATTAATTGTTGCTTCAATCTAACCTACAATAGTATCAAACCTTATCCGCATTTCTTGATGCCATTTCTTTATTACGAGCCTCAAGAATCCCCTTATTACAAAGTGATCTTGTTCAGTGAATTTTCTTGGACTTCTCAAAGAGGTGCAGTTGAGATTAGTGTTTATTCATCAGAGACAGATTCATGGACTGAATATGGGGTTTTCTATCAGGGCGTAcctgttaagtttggtgtttattGCAACGGTTTTGTTCATTGGTTCAGTCCTCACAAGATATTGATCTATTTCGATATCAAGAAGCTTTGCTTTAACGAATTGCGATGGACATcatatgaattttgcattttGAATGTACAATATTTTGGACAATCCGGAGGGAATCTGCACTTGGTTGTGGCTAATCCTAAAAGGGAATTGGAATATCATATTTGGGAATTGGAGAAAGATTATTGTGGGTGGATTTTGAAATACCATATGGATCTTAATCGTATCTGTGAAGGGGTAAATTTGAAAGTACAGTATCATGCTGATCAAGTTTCTATGTGTGTTGTTTGccaagaaaatgaagaagaggaCTCAGCAATTTTGTTCCTCAGTGAttctaatgatgatgagaagatCAAGATTGTGTCTTATAATTTGAACAATCATGGTTCAAGAATTCTCCATGAACTAAATGAAGAGTATTCGTTCAAGGCATTGCAGTACTTTGAAACTCTTTCACGTACTACTAGATTTGATCATGtttga
- the LOC127748495 gene encoding uncharacterized protein LOC127748495, with amino-acid sequence MTSVEENVNCTCDCGGSSSKCVFVTADDIINQTFETSDVAYNLYVRYARCVGFGVCKGDIAQGKYGTHHRRRFFCNKEGKRARKNISNSSRKRENIVLTCTCCEAMLVVYFDTKTLTWRRGSENRTSNQTALVTGSLVYWSNRSNQWFNQKNLSESAEMLYTCKHVVHGFSTRLTNQEAEALSKQPGILSLIPERNYELHTTITPYFLGLDLTFASLDRFSTHLPASVAESELIIGVVDSGIWPTTQ; translated from the exons ATGACTAGTGTGGAAGAGAATGTGAACTGCACTTGTGATTGTGGTGGCAGCAGTAGTAAGTGTGTGTTTGTGACGGCCGATGATATTATAAACCAGACCTTTGAAACATCGGATGTAGCTTATAACTTGTATGTACGTTATGCGAGGTGTGTCGGGTTTGGAGTTTGCAAGGGTGATATAGCACAAGGAAAATATGGAACACATCATAGAAGGCGGTTTTTTTGCAACAAGGAAGGAAAGAGAGCCCGGAAAAATATATCTAATTCGAGTAGGAAGAGGGAGAATATAGTGCTGACTTGCACTTGTTGTGAAGCCATGCTTGTGGTGTATTTTGACACTAAAACTTTGACTTGGAGGCGAGGTTCAGAAAATCGGACCAGTAATCAAACCGCTCTAgtcactggttcactggtttactGGTCTAACCGGTctaaccagtggttcaaccagaAAAACC TATCAGAATCAGCAGAGATGCTATACACCTGCAAGCATGTAGTCCATGGCTTCTCAACAAGGCTGACTAACCAAGAAGCAGAGGCGCTCTCGAAGCAACCAGGAATCCTTTCGCTCATACCGGAGCGCAACTACGAGCTTCACACAACAATAACACCATACTTCCTTGGATTGGATCTAACTTTTGCTAGTTTGGATAGATTTAGCACCCATTTACCTGCCTCTGTGGCAGAGAGTGAGTTAATTATTGGAGTAGTAGACAGCGGTATATGGCCTACAacacaatga
- the LOC107494298 gene encoding presenilin-like protein At1g08700, with protein sequence MESSILESIGVEIIGVMSPVSICMFLVVLLVYSLSSSSSPSSAVSDIRTAANLVYAENPSDTAAQKLEGALLNALVFVILIAIVTFLLLLLYYYNCTSFLKHYTRFSAFFVLGSMGGSIFLSLIQRFSIPVDSVTCFILLFNFTVVGVLSVFGTGIPIIVRQSYMVCLGISVAAWLTKLPEWTTWVLLVALAVYDLVAVLAPGGPLKMLVELASSRNEELPALIYEARPTTVARAGSRGGTSLGLLVTGVTAGEPSSAPSSSSSSAIELQAVSRDNKDRNVNDNLNENRDYGGNEYSVVAMGGFGGERSQGGRNDEEERSPLVGNGGGEGGIVDEERHEGNESRGGDVEIAERGIKLGLGDFVFYSVLVGRAAMYDLMTVYACYLAIISGLGCTLILLSVCRQALPALPISITLGVLFYFLTRLLMEPFIVGTATNLMMF encoded by the coding sequence atggaatcGAGCATTCTAGAATCCATCGGCGTGGAGATAATCGGAGTCATGTCACCAGTCTCCATCTGCATGTTTCTCGTCGTCCTCCTCGTCTACTCCCTCTCCTCGTCCTCCTCCCCTTCCTCAGCCGTCTCCGACATCCGCACCGCCGCTAACCTCGTCTACGCCGAGAACCCCTCCGACACCGCCGCACAGAAGCTCGAGGGAGCACTCCTCAACGCCCTCGTATTCGTCATCCTTATCGCCATCGTcaccttcctcctcctcctcctgtACTACTACAACTGCACCTCCTTCCTCAAACACTACACGCGCTTCAGCGCCTTCTTCGTCCTCGGCTCCATGGGCGGATCAATCTTCCTCTCACTCATCCAGCGATTCTCGATCCCCGTCGATTCCGTCACGTGCTTTATCCTTCTCTTCAATTTTACCGTCGTCGGGGTTCTCTCCGTTTTCGGCACCGGGATTCCGATAATCGTTCGGCAGTCGTACATGGTCTGTTTGGGGATCAGTGTTGCTGCGTGGCTGACCAAGCTGCCCGAGTGGACCACCTGGGTTCTTCTGGTGGCTCTGGCGGTTTATGATCTTGTGGCGGTTTTGGCACCTGGTGGACCGTTGAAGATGTTGGTTGAGTTGGCATCCAGCCGGAATGAGGAGCTTCCTGCTTTGATTTATGAGGCCCGGCCCACCACAGTGGCGCGGGCCGGGTCTCGCGGAGGGACTAGTTTGGGGCTTTTGGTGACTGGGGTTACAGCAGGCGAGCCGTCTTCAGCGCCGTCATCGTCGTCGTCATCGGCAATTGAGCTTCAAGCTGTGTCTAGGGACAACAAAGATAGGAATGTGAATGATAATTTGAATGAGAATAGGGATTATGGTGGGAATGAGTACTCTGTTGTGGCAATGGGTGGTTTTGGGGGTGAGAGGAGTCAGGGTGGGAGGAATGACGAAGAGGAGAGATCGCCATTGGTTGGCAATGGTGGCGGAGAGGGTGGGATTGTTGATGAGGAAAGGCATGAAGGGAATGAGAGCAGAGGTGGTGATGTGGAGATTGCTGAGAGGGGCATTAAGCTTGGCCTTGGAGACTTTGTTTTCTACAGTGTTCTTGTTGGTAGAGCTGCAATGTATGATCTCATGACTGTGTATGCTTGTTACCTTGCAATTATATCAGGACTAGGCTGCACTCTTATTCTGCTGTCGGTGTGCCGCCAAGCTCTGCCGGCGCTCCCAATTTCGATCACCTTGGGTGTTCTTTTCTATTTCTTGACCAGATTGCTGATGGAACCCTTCATTGTTGGGACTGCCACAAATTTGATGATGTTTTAA